A genomic segment from Candidatus Brocadia sinica JPN1 encodes:
- the dacB gene encoding D-alanyl-D-alanine carboxypeptidase/D-alanyl-D-alanine-endopeptidase: protein MFGAIFTAILEAKVINPGNLNNRLQLLLLKNPSLKNVSYGISIVSLKKNSSLFNYRSNDLFSVASNMKLLTTSAALDYLGPDFEYKTIIKTNGRIATSGELNGDIIIKGSGDPNISGRFYGGNILAIPESWAQAVRNRGICAITGDIIADDTIFDRMYVNHDWPQNQLSAWYCAPSCGLSFNDNCVDITVIPDKKPGRVVTLLIEPGTSYFTIFNSCVSTTNKKEHTYSIHRKPDTNHLFVKGKFWVNASPEKTWVTVHNPALYLATVFKEILEKNGIAVHGNVRLIDESDSVKPDWEIITQTTSTMEQTVFVTNKQSQNFYAEQIIKTLGAQIKGRGTLEAGTEVIQEFMTKLGFQPEEYQIDDGCGLSKNNRLSPKMITTLLAYMSKHPHAKVLWDSLPASGTDGGLRRRMISPRYKNKIHAKTGYIAKTSALSGYIDASQGDILVFSILVNNFKNLSKVMKLQDDICQTLIDCYN from the coding sequence ATGTTTGGCGCAATTTTTACCGCCATTCTCGAAGCAAAAGTAATAAATCCCGGCAATCTCAACAATCGCCTCCAACTTCTTCTGTTAAAAAATCCATCTCTTAAAAATGTGTCGTACGGTATTAGCATTGTTTCCTTAAAAAAGAACTCTTCCCTCTTCAATTACCGAAGCAATGATTTATTCAGTGTTGCTTCCAATATGAAACTTCTTACCACTTCAGCAGCCCTGGACTATCTGGGACCAGATTTTGAGTATAAAACAATTATTAAAACCAATGGTAGAATAGCGACCTCAGGGGAACTGAACGGAGATATTATTATAAAAGGAAGTGGCGATCCGAATATTTCAGGGAGATTTTACGGAGGGAATATCTTAGCCATTCCGGAATCCTGGGCACAGGCTGTCAGAAACCGGGGTATTTGTGCAATTACGGGAGACATCATAGCGGACGACACTATATTCGATCGTATGTATGTTAATCATGATTGGCCGCAAAACCAGTTGTCGGCGTGGTATTGCGCCCCAAGCTGTGGGTTATCTTTTAATGATAATTGTGTCGATATCACGGTCATTCCGGACAAAAAACCGGGGAGAGTTGTAACACTTTTAATAGAACCGGGCACTTCGTATTTTACCATCTTTAATAGCTGTGTTTCTACAACCAACAAAAAGGAACACACGTATTCTATCCATCGGAAACCTGATACGAACCATCTGTTTGTCAAGGGAAAGTTCTGGGTCAATGCATCTCCTGAAAAGACGTGGGTGACGGTACATAATCCGGCGCTTTATCTCGCAACTGTCTTTAAGGAAATTCTCGAAAAGAACGGTATTGCAGTGCATGGGAATGTTCGATTGATTGATGAGAGTGATTCGGTTAAACCCGATTGGGAAATAATTACACAAACCACATCTACAATGGAACAGACCGTTTTCGTAACGAATAAACAGAGCCAAAACTTTTATGCCGAACAGATAATAAAAACCCTGGGAGCACAAATAAAGGGCAGAGGGACTTTAGAGGCTGGGACAGAGGTTATCCAGGAATTTATGACCAAATTAGGTTTTCAGCCTGAGGAATATCAGATTGATGATGGATGCGGTTTGTCGAAAAATAACCGGCTTTCACCCAAAATGATAACTACTCTTCTTGCATATATGAGTAAGCATCCGCACGCAAAGGTGCTGTGGGATTCTTTGCCCGCTTCAGGTACAGACGGAGGGTTACGGAGGCGAATGATTTCTCCGCGATACAAAAATAAAATACATGCAAAAACCGGCTATATTGCAAAGACATCAGCGCTTTCCGGATATATCGATGCCTCGCAGGGAGATATACTTGTCTTTTCAATTCTTGTGAACAATTTCAAAAATCTCAGTAAGGTCATGAAACTACAGGATGATATTTGCCAAACTTTAATAGATTGTTACAATTAA
- a CDS encoding class I SAM-dependent methyltransferase, with protein sequence MSEHIKKVYSFYSWIYDAFFGKIFEHGRYSAFHMMNVRPDETILEVGVGTGLSLPLYPKDTRVVGIDISQEMLDKAERKKQYYNLSHVNLSTMDASSMSFADNTFDKVIASHVITVVPDPLRTLKEIKRVCKKEGEIFILNYTGCNNKFISRFEKFISPFRDKVGLGKHINLDELLRDTHLSILCEQQVNFLGMCRLIKCKSSPFLA encoded by the coding sequence ATGAGTGAACATATTAAAAAAGTCTATTCTTTCTATTCATGGATTTATGATGCCTTTTTTGGAAAAATTTTCGAGCATGGAAGATACTCCGCTTTTCATATGATGAACGTAAGGCCGGACGAAACCATACTTGAAGTTGGCGTGGGAACCGGATTATCATTGCCTTTGTATCCAAAGGATACCAGGGTGGTTGGAATAGATATCAGTCAGGAGATGCTGGATAAAGCAGAGCGTAAGAAACAGTATTATAATTTATCCCATGTAAATCTCTCTACCATGGATGCGTCGTCCATGTCCTTTGCGGATAATACCTTTGATAAAGTCATTGCCTCTCATGTAATAACGGTAGTGCCTGACCCTTTGCGTACGTTAAAAGAGATAAAAAGGGTGTGCAAAAAGGAGGGGGAGATTTTTATACTGAATTATACAGGTTGCAATAACAAATTTATCTCCCGTTTTGAAAAATTCATTTCTCCATTCCGGGATAAGGTAGGTTTAGGAAAGCACATCAATCTCGATGAATTGTTACGGGATACGCATCTCAGCATACTCTGCGAGCAGCAAGTCAATTTCCTGGGGATGTGCCGGTTGATAAAATGTAAAAGCAGTCCTTTCCTGGCCTAA
- a CDS encoding UDP-glucose dehydrogenase family protein, which produces MKICCIGCGYVGLVAATCLSDMGNDVICIDVDKNKINNLKKGIIPIYEPGLKDMLDRNTREKRIAFSTKIKEGIQNSEVIFIAVGTPPDVNNCADISAIISVAENIGQYMNGYKVIVNKSTAPVGTLEKIGKVIKSFQNKRIKYDLVSNPEFMREGEAIKDFTNPDRIVIGLQSEKAKRIMTSIYSGLARTDKPIMFTDIRSAELIKYASNAMLATRISFMNEMAQLCEKVGGDIKAIAKGIGLDSRIGPRFLQAGAGYGGSCFPKDVKALAEIMKANGIEAKILTAVDEVNELQKRSLIEKIKKLVPVLKGKNIAIWGLAFKPKTDDMREAPSILIIQQLQELGAKIKAFDPEAQETAKKILQDVTYCDDPYFAVKGCDALVIVTEWNEFRDLDLKKVKRLIKHPNIIDGRNIYEPYEMEKLGFNYICVGRKY; this is translated from the coding sequence GTGAAAATTTGTTGCATCGGCTGTGGTTACGTGGGACTTGTTGCAGCTACATGCCTTTCAGATATGGGTAATGATGTAATTTGCATTGATGTGGACAAAAACAAAATAAACAATCTGAAAAAGGGTATTATACCTATCTACGAACCCGGGTTAAAAGATATGCTGGATAGGAATACCAGAGAAAAAAGGATTGCCTTTTCAACGAAGATCAAAGAAGGGATTCAAAATTCAGAAGTTATTTTTATTGCCGTGGGAACACCTCCTGACGTTAATAATTGTGCTGACATCTCTGCTATCATTTCCGTAGCCGAGAATATTGGACAGTATATGAACGGATACAAGGTCATTGTAAACAAGAGTACGGCGCCTGTAGGAACGTTAGAAAAAATTGGAAAGGTGATAAAATCATTCCAGAATAAACGGATAAAGTATGATCTGGTTTCTAATCCTGAATTTATGAGAGAGGGAGAAGCCATCAAGGATTTCACGAATCCCGACCGGATTGTGATCGGGTTGCAGAGTGAAAAAGCAAAGCGTATTATGACGTCCATCTATAGCGGTCTTGCGAGGACAGACAAACCCATTATGTTTACTGACATTCGTAGCGCGGAACTCATCAAATATGCCAGTAATGCAATGCTCGCAACAAGAATTTCCTTTATGAACGAGATGGCACAACTCTGCGAAAAGGTGGGAGGTGACATCAAAGCCATTGCAAAAGGAATCGGATTGGACTCCAGAATCGGCCCCAGATTCCTGCAAGCAGGCGCTGGATATGGCGGCTCGTGTTTTCCCAAAGATGTCAAGGCCCTTGCCGAAATCATGAAAGCAAACGGCATAGAGGCGAAAATATTAACTGCTGTGGATGAAGTAAACGAACTGCAAAAGAGGTCCCTTATCGAAAAAATCAAGAAACTCGTACCAGTGTTGAAGGGCAAAAATATAGCTATTTGGGGACTCGCTTTTAAGCCAAAGACAGATGATATGAGGGAAGCGCCCTCCATCTTAATCATCCAACAACTGCAAGAGCTGGGCGCGAAGATAAAGGCATTCGATCCTGAGGCGCAGGAAACTGCGAAAAAGATTTTACAAGATGTAACATACTGCGACGATCCGTATTTCGCGGTGAAAGGATGCGATGCCTTGGTTATCGTAACTGAATGGAATGAATTCAGAGACCTTGACTTAAAAAAAGTCAAACGCCTGATAAAGCATCCGAATATAATCGATGGCAGAAATATATACGAGCCGTACGAAATGGAGAAACTGGGATTTAACTATATATGTGTGGGCAGGAAATATTAG
- a CDS encoding carboxypeptidase-like regulatory domain-containing protein, giving the protein MFRKFCISVIVMLLTLKTLHAFESGTIRGRVIDGFGKPVPFANIEALSDGSKSKTSSEPTGAFSVSYNPGNIKLTFSKEGYVPSYIPLSFEEKTDLSIDDITLWKIPSKGGLFVVGDSDYIEINNAEYYYESSSKERRFYVKGSPAMIKGQNLRIIDFQIDNPLVIGKTLYRVDSNGSVGSIVFYPSQKYILNKEEDSYTKIADNVGLRKVNLPPGRYFYCTGEITIRSKTGFGFFFEISS; this is encoded by the coding sequence ATGTTTAGAAAATTTTGTATTTCAGTAATTGTCATGCTTCTTACCTTAAAAACCTTACACGCTTTTGAATCCGGAACTATCCGCGGAAGGGTCATTGATGGCTTTGGTAAACCTGTCCCATTCGCAAATATCGAGGCACTGTCTGATGGGTCAAAATCGAAAACCAGTTCTGAGCCAACAGGCGCCTTTTCTGTCAGTTATAATCCCGGGAATATTAAGCTTACCTTTAGCAAGGAAGGATATGTTCCGTCATATATACCATTATCGTTTGAAGAAAAAACTGATCTTTCAATAGATGATATTACTTTGTGGAAGATTCCTTCTAAAGGAGGGCTCTTTGTTGTGGGTGATAGTGACTATATAGAAATTAACAACGCTGAATATTATTATGAAAGCAGTAGCAAGGAAAGACGCTTTTATGTAAAAGGTTCACCGGCAATGATTAAAGGCCAAAATCTGAGGATTATTGATTTCCAAATAGACAATCCCCTGGTGATAGGGAAGACGCTGTATCGTGTGGATTCAAACGGTTCGGTTGGAAGTATAGTCTTTTATCCTTCACAAAAATATATACTGAATAAAGAAGAAGATTCCTATACGAAGATTGCTGATAATGTAGGTTTGAGAAAAGTGAATTTACCGCCGGGCCGGTATTTTTACTGTACGGGAGAGATTACTATACGGTCAAAGACCGGATTTGGGTTCTTTTTCGAGATATCCTCTTAA
- the ftsH gene encoding ATP-dependent zinc metalloprotease FtsH has protein sequence MTKRFFPSLFVIFLLLSVVTVPRIAFSAFTVTEKIPYSDFKKLIQANKLEEVIIDSATMKGILKPEEGEKAKKIVTTVKIEDPDLIKELIAHNVKFSATTNGGWGQSLFLLWFIPMIIFLILMTRMRRGATGAGLMSIGKSRANLYIDKDTGVTFDDVAGVDEAKEELKEVIDYLQNPQKYQRLGGKIPKGVLLVGPTGTGKTLLAKAVAGEAKVPFFSIGGSGFVEMFVGVGAARVRDLFAQAQEKAPCIIFIDEIDALGKVRAAAPISGGHEERENTLNQLLLEMDGFDTRKGVILMAATNRPEILDPALLRPGRFDRHILVDRPDIKGREEILKVHCKNVKLGKDVDIKIIAARTPGFVGADLANVVNEAALLAARVGKEAVGMDSFEEAINRVIAGLEKKKRVMSKREQEIIAYHESGHALVAESVPGADKVHRISIIPRGISALGYTLQLPTEDRYLLTRSELMDRLAVLLGGRVAEEITFNEISTGAQNDLERATDIAMSMVREYGMSEKLGPMTFQNGRRPQFLDLGFRAGRELSEEVSKDIDNEVKKLIFDTHERVKGILEENKDRLEILAKLLLEKEVIEGEELRKIISETAPSPKKTSSV, from the coding sequence ATGACGAAAAGATTTTTTCCTAGCCTCTTTGTAATTTTCCTCCTCCTGTCTGTAGTAACAGTTCCCCGTATTGCATTCTCTGCATTCACAGTGACAGAAAAGATTCCTTACAGTGATTTTAAGAAACTGATTCAGGCAAATAAGCTGGAAGAAGTGATTATAGATTCCGCTACCATGAAAGGGATTTTAAAACCTGAAGAAGGAGAAAAGGCGAAAAAAATTGTAACGACGGTTAAGATTGAAGACCCTGACCTGATCAAGGAATTGATAGCGCATAACGTAAAATTTTCTGCAACAACGAATGGCGGATGGGGTCAGAGCCTTTTTTTACTTTGGTTTATTCCCATGATAATATTTTTAATACTGATGACGCGCATGAGACGTGGGGCAACGGGGGCAGGACTCATGTCCATTGGCAAAAGCAGGGCGAATCTTTACATCGATAAGGATACAGGTGTTACTTTTGATGATGTGGCCGGAGTGGACGAGGCCAAGGAAGAATTGAAAGAGGTTATCGACTATCTTCAAAACCCGCAAAAATACCAAAGATTAGGTGGGAAAATCCCCAAGGGGGTATTACTGGTTGGTCCCACTGGTACAGGCAAGACGTTGCTTGCTAAGGCAGTTGCAGGAGAAGCAAAGGTGCCTTTTTTTTCCATTGGCGGATCGGGATTTGTCGAGATGTTCGTAGGAGTCGGTGCTGCACGTGTACGTGATTTATTTGCACAGGCACAAGAAAAAGCCCCATGCATTATATTCATAGATGAAATTGATGCCCTGGGAAAAGTACGGGCAGCAGCGCCTATATCGGGTGGTCACGAGGAACGTGAAAACACCCTGAATCAACTTCTCCTCGAGATGGATGGATTTGACACAAGAAAAGGTGTTATCCTCATGGCAGCGACCAACAGGCCAGAAATTCTGGACCCGGCATTGCTGCGGCCCGGAAGGTTCGACAGGCATATTCTGGTGGATAGACCAGATATCAAGGGGCGGGAAGAAATATTAAAGGTGCACTGCAAAAATGTAAAGCTTGGTAAGGACGTAGACATCAAAATCATTGCAGCAAGAACCCCGGGATTTGTTGGCGCAGATCTGGCCAACGTAGTCAACGAGGCAGCGCTCCTTGCCGCACGGGTAGGTAAGGAGGCTGTAGGAATGGACAGTTTTGAAGAAGCCATCAACAGGGTAATTGCCGGACTAGAGAAGAAAAAAAGGGTCATGAGCAAAAGGGAACAAGAGATTATTGCCTACCACGAATCTGGTCACGCCTTGGTGGCAGAGTCTGTTCCGGGCGCCGATAAGGTCCACAGAATTTCCATCATTCCGCGTGGAATCTCTGCCCTTGGATACACCTTACAGTTGCCCACAGAGGATCGTTATTTATTGACGAGGTCGGAATTAATGGATCGACTTGCCGTTCTTTTGGGTGGTAGGGTAGCAGAAGAAATTACCTTTAATGAGATCTCTACGGGTGCACAGAATGACCTTGAACGGGCAACGGACATAGCCATGAGCATGGTCAGGGAATATGGTATGAGTGAGAAATTGGGTCCCATGACATTTCAAAACGGCAGAAGGCCACAATTCCTTGATCTGGGATTTCGCGCGGGCCGGGAACTGAGTGAAGAAGTTTCAAAGGATATTGACAATGAGGTTAAGAAGCTCATCTTCGACACACATGAAAGGGTAAAGGGTATCCTTGAAGAAAATAAAGACCGTTTAGAAATTCTCGCAAAGCTCCTCTTGGAAAAAGAGGTTATCGAGGGAGAAGAACTCAGGAAGATTATTTCGGAAACCGCCCCTAGTCCTAAAAAGACATCTTCTGTTTAA